The following coding sequences are from one Granulicella arctica window:
- a CDS encoding response regulator transcription factor, with protein MRVLGTLHSENKMRILLVEDEHRLAENVAAAIRDGAGFAVDVAEDGKTGLDLAAYGHYDLIVLDLMLPRLDGASVLKTVRSRGDRTPVLVLTARQEMQSVIQLLNLGADDYIGKPFDLGELLARVKALVRRGKGVATPILRLRDLEINTLEQSVLRDGVAIDLSPTEYRILEYLLHKPRIVVSKRELLEHLYDYNWERHSNVIEAHVSNLRKKLDSAEGHPYILTLRGRGYKLQPDETAS; from the coding sequence ATGCGCGTTCTCGGTACACTGCATTCGGAGAACAAGATGCGGATTCTTCTGGTTGAAGACGAGCACCGGCTGGCCGAAAATGTGGCGGCGGCGATTCGTGATGGTGCTGGGTTTGCGGTGGATGTGGCGGAAGACGGAAAGACGGGGCTTGATCTGGCGGCTTATGGGCATTATGACCTGATTGTGCTCGATCTGATGCTTCCGCGGTTGGATGGTGCTTCGGTACTGAAGACGGTGCGGAGTCGTGGAGATCGGACTCCTGTGCTTGTGCTCACGGCGCGGCAAGAGATGCAGAGTGTTATTCAGTTGCTGAATCTTGGCGCGGATGACTATATCGGGAAGCCGTTCGATCTGGGCGAGTTGCTTGCTCGGGTGAAGGCTCTTGTCCGTCGAGGAAAAGGTGTAGCGACGCCGATACTGCGTTTGCGGGATCTTGAGATCAATACGCTTGAGCAGAGTGTTCTGCGTGATGGCGTTGCGATCGACCTCTCTCCGACTGAATATCGCATTTTGGAATACCTGCTTCACAAGCCGCGGATCGTGGTTTCCAAAAGGGAGTTGCTGGAGCACCTCTACGATTACAACTGGGAGCGCCACTCGAATGTCATTGAGGCGCATGTTTCCAACCTGCGCAAGAAGCTGGACTCTGCCGAAGGGCATCCTTATATCCTGACGCTGCGCGGGCGCGGCTATAAGCTTCAGCCGGATGAGACGGCATCGTGA
- a CDS encoding ATP-binding protein, protein MKPYSITRRVVSLVLVVELIAAIGVTAFAFFYERHSHFRAFDISLRGRADTVMGAVEDADDAKLGVMLDKTDLKMPRKDVYAVREEGGQELGQSPNWSPSSENWEGEAGYFLLKVNGRSYRGIRLRGVRVVDPMVGNVRHSLTVLYASPTKEVWEGVFGAVQVFALANGLLVLLTALLVPLLVRRSMNPLHSLAVEAGGVTATAWQFAPKDDVREVAELRPLVDAMEGVIRRLEKSFTQQRQFVGDAAHELKTAVAVVKSSIQLLELRAKTTLEYESGLKRCYADCLRMEDLAQKMLMMARVEEAGKSEPTERTDLAAAVHAAVAELAPFAALRSVEFVATGEAGANVGIDSAMLRSLLVNLLTNAVQHSPAASEVRVGVACDGATVELLVEDFGEGIAAEVLPFVFDRFYRGDPSRSRKTGGTGLGLAICKTIVERARGSIRIESVRGSGTKVLVTLPVFGQI, encoded by the coding sequence GTGAAACCGTATTCCATTACTCGGCGGGTGGTTTCGCTCGTTCTTGTCGTCGAACTGATTGCTGCTATCGGCGTAACTGCTTTTGCGTTTTTCTATGAACGCCACTCCCACTTTCGCGCCTTCGATATCAGCCTACGTGGACGGGCGGACACCGTGATGGGAGCGGTTGAGGATGCGGACGATGCCAAGCTCGGAGTGATGCTCGACAAGACCGATCTGAAGATGCCGCGAAAGGATGTCTATGCGGTTCGGGAAGAGGGCGGGCAGGAACTGGGGCAGTCGCCGAACTGGAGCCCCTCTTCGGAGAACTGGGAGGGTGAGGCCGGATATTTTCTGCTGAAGGTCAATGGGCGGAGCTATCGGGGTATCCGGTTGCGTGGCGTGCGCGTGGTCGATCCAATGGTCGGGAATGTGCGTCATTCGTTGACTGTGCTTTATGCCTCTCCTACCAAGGAGGTATGGGAGGGGGTTTTTGGAGCGGTGCAGGTTTTTGCACTGGCGAATGGGCTATTGGTTTTACTGACAGCTTTGCTGGTTCCGCTGCTTGTGCGGCGCAGCATGAATCCGCTGCACTCGCTTGCGGTGGAGGCCGGAGGCGTTACGGCGACTGCGTGGCAGTTTGCTCCGAAGGATGACGTGCGGGAGGTCGCAGAGCTCCGACCGCTTGTCGATGCGATGGAGGGAGTTATCCGCCGGCTGGAAAAGTCTTTTACGCAACAGCGGCAGTTTGTTGGGGATGCTGCGCATGAGCTGAAGACTGCTGTTGCCGTGGTCAAATCTTCGATTCAGCTTCTTGAGCTGCGTGCGAAGACGACGCTGGAGTATGAGTCTGGGTTGAAACGCTGTTATGCAGATTGCCTGCGCATGGAAGATCTTGCCCAGAAGATGCTGATGATGGCTCGCGTCGAAGAGGCAGGCAAGTCTGAGCCGACGGAGCGAACTGATCTTGCAGCCGCGGTGCACGCTGCGGTTGCCGAGCTAGCCCCTTTTGCGGCTTTGCGCAGTGTGGAATTTGTGGCAACGGGAGAGGCTGGGGCGAATGTTGGTATCGATTCAGCGATGCTGCGCAGCTTGCTCGTCAATTTGCTGACGAACGCGGTTCAGCATAGTCCGGCGGCGTCGGAGGTTCGGGTTGGCGTTGCATGCGATGGGGCGACGGTGGAGCTGCTGGTTGAGGATTTCGGGGAGGGCATCGCGGCAGAGGTGTTGCCTTTTGTCTTCGACCGCTTTTACCGGGGCGATCCTTCTCGATCCAGAAAGACCGGAGGAACTGGACTGGGGCTTGCTATCTGCAAGACGATCGTCGAACGTGCCCGTGGAAGCATCCGGATTGAAAGCGTCCGAGGATCGGGAACGAAGGTGCTGGTCACGTTGCCGGTGTTCGGACAGATTTAA
- a CDS encoding YncE family protein: protein MRLKNLVYCLPLAVCTILPFAHAQPGPYAVIDRWTIGGEGGWDYLTMDSVAHLLYVTHGTRVEVIDTKTGKSVGAITGLKGTHGVALDSDGKYGYISEGAGNNVVVFDRKSFAKVESIPAGTNPDGIIFEPVTKTVWAFNGKSSDATVIDTAAMKVIGTVKLSGKPEFPQVDGKGTVFVNIESKNSIVRLDAKSLKVAAEWPLTGCESPSGLTMDTVGRRLFSVCDEKVMSVTDADSGKILKLVPVGDGPDAARYDAVNHLAFSSNGEGTLTVVDTSTSDYKVIQTLPTQKSARTMAMDTSTDTIYLAAAVMGPKPAATAENPRPRATVTPGSFTILVVGRK, encoded by the coding sequence ATGCGTCTCAAGAATTTGGTGTACTGTCTTCCGCTTGCAGTGTGCACGATCCTGCCGTTTGCTCATGCTCAACCAGGACCATATGCCGTCATCGATCGATGGACGATTGGCGGGGAGGGTGGCTGGGACTATCTCACAATGGATTCCGTTGCGCATCTTCTCTATGTGACTCATGGCACGCGCGTAGAGGTGATCGACACCAAGACTGGGAAGTCTGTTGGAGCTATCACTGGGCTGAAGGGGACGCACGGAGTTGCGCTCGACAGTGATGGAAAGTATGGCTATATCAGTGAGGGTGCGGGAAATAATGTTGTTGTGTTCGATCGCAAGAGTTTTGCCAAAGTGGAGTCCATTCCAGCCGGGACGAACCCCGATGGCATCATCTTCGAGCCGGTTACGAAGACTGTCTGGGCCTTCAATGGCAAGAGCTCGGATGCGACCGTGATCGATACGGCTGCGATGAAGGTGATCGGAACCGTGAAGCTCTCCGGCAAACCGGAGTTCCCGCAGGTTGACGGCAAAGGCACGGTCTTCGTCAACATTGAGTCAAAAAACAGCATCGTCCGCCTGGATGCGAAGAGTCTAAAGGTCGCGGCTGAGTGGCCGCTTACAGGTTGCGAGTCGCCCAGCGGCCTGACGATGGATACGGTGGGACGCAGGCTGTTTTCCGTCTGCGATGAGAAGGTGATGTCGGTTACAGATGCAGACTCGGGCAAGATATTGAAGCTGGTACCAGTTGGGGATGGACCGGATGCTGCCCGTTATGACGCTGTGAATCATCTGGCTTTTAGCTCCAATGGTGAGGGGACGCTTACGGTAGTCGATACATCAACGAGCGACTACAAGGTGATCCAGACGCTTCCGACGCAGAAGAGTGCGCGCACGATGGCGATGGATACGAGCACAGACACGATCTATCTTGCTGCTGCAGTGATGGGACCCAAGCCTGCGGCTACTGCTGAAAATCCGCGGCCTCGAGCTACCGTTACGCCGGGGAGCTTCACGATACTGGTCGTTGGGCGCAAATAA
- a CDS encoding efflux RND transporter permease subunit produces MTTNTSISKTGKPFWLAQSSRTIFFFLLVLTCAGIYGAFQVPISVFPDTNFPRVVIGIDNGVMPVEQMQLTITKPIEDAVNSVPGLMTVRSTTSRGSAEISLFFNWNVDMFHTLQLTDAALAKVQQTLPATARITTNRLTFATFPILGYALTADDRGNDTVSQTRLWEIATYDLKPPLNRVEGVSTVTIQGGQTPEFHLVPNLARLQASGVTMLDLVNGVQASNIIDSPGLYEADHQLILGLIGAQAHDASQLGNLVIKTTAAGAPVRVADVATVERATMPVYTMVTANGAPSVLLNIARQPSSNTVTVANAVASEIRSLQSKLPPGVHLEAFYDQSELVRESISSVRDAIFIGLILACVILFLFLRDWTSSLVAGLVIPVTVAITILFLWLIGQSFNLMTLGGLAAAIGLVIDDAIVVVENIVVHRDRGESRIEAVRKALHEITVPLIGSTITPVVVFLPLISVSGVTGSFFRALAVTMTAALLTSLLLALTWTPALSLSLLRSSHATDTAKTEHEENGPIMRRILNAHERTLTWALVHPFYLALACLTLIFVGYLGYQSLGSDLLPAMDEGAFVLDYTMPAGSSLTETNRVLQHVEQILRHTPEVLITSRRTGLQMGLAAVTEANYGDFTVRLKTKRSRSIDEVMADVRAQVKATEPELDVEFTQVLQDMIGDLSNSPEPIQIKLFANDQTLLNDLGPRVQAAISKIPGVVDTQNGIDNTLSGPATSFQIDPVLAGRLGFTPTEVAEDATAILDGLPTNDPLILDGRPYTIRVRLPQQNRTSLNAIQNTVFNSSTGHTATLGSMAQVTQLPPQNEIRRENLQQLILVSGRLEGSDLGSAMASVRQTVANMHLPSSVRVEYGGTYEEQQKSFRDLARVLLLALALVFGVLLAEFRNLSAPIAILTSSVLSMTGVILALLITQTSFNVASFMGLIMVIGIVAKNGILLLDADEKYRSEEPSGSGDFAREAMIHAAQRRLRPIVMTAIAAVCGMLPLAFALGAGSQMLQPLAIAVIGGLLVSIFLSLIVTPVIYYRLTRKRAH; encoded by the coding sequence ATGACCACGAACACCAGCATCTCTAAAACAGGGAAGCCGTTCTGGTTAGCGCAATCCTCCAGGACCATCTTCTTTTTCCTGCTGGTATTAACGTGCGCTGGAATCTACGGCGCGTTCCAGGTTCCAATCTCCGTCTTTCCCGATACCAACTTTCCCCGCGTCGTCATCGGCATCGACAACGGCGTCATGCCGGTCGAGCAGATGCAGCTCACGATCACGAAGCCCATCGAAGACGCCGTCAACAGTGTTCCCGGCCTGATGACCGTTCGCAGCACAACCAGCCGAGGCTCCGCCGAGATCAGTCTCTTCTTCAACTGGAACGTTGACATGTTCCACACGCTGCAACTCACCGATGCAGCTCTAGCGAAGGTGCAGCAAACCCTCCCCGCAACCGCCCGCATCACAACCAACCGCCTCACCTTCGCCACCTTTCCCATCCTGGGCTACGCACTCACAGCGGACGACCGAGGCAACGATACGGTCTCGCAGACGCGCCTGTGGGAGATCGCCACCTACGACCTGAAGCCCCCACTCAATCGAGTCGAAGGTGTCAGTACCGTAACCATCCAGGGCGGTCAGACGCCTGAGTTCCACCTCGTTCCAAATCTCGCACGTTTGCAAGCCTCCGGCGTGACCATGCTTGATCTGGTCAACGGAGTCCAAGCCTCAAATATCATCGACTCCCCGGGTCTATACGAAGCGGATCACCAGCTCATCCTCGGCTTGATCGGTGCGCAGGCGCACGACGCCTCTCAACTCGGAAATCTGGTCATCAAGACAACCGCCGCTGGAGCACCGGTTCGAGTGGCAGACGTAGCCACCGTCGAGCGCGCCACCATGCCCGTCTACACCATGGTGACGGCGAACGGCGCACCCTCCGTTCTCCTCAACATCGCAAGACAACCCTCAAGCAACACCGTCACAGTCGCCAACGCCGTAGCCAGCGAGATCCGTTCGCTTCAAAGCAAACTCCCTCCCGGCGTACATCTCGAAGCCTTCTACGATCAATCAGAACTCGTCCGCGAGAGCATCTCCAGTGTTCGCGACGCCATCTTCATCGGCCTCATCCTCGCCTGCGTCATCCTCTTCCTCTTCCTTCGCGATTGGACATCTTCACTTGTTGCCGGCCTCGTCATCCCAGTCACCGTGGCCATCACCATCCTCTTTCTATGGCTAATCGGGCAGAGCTTCAACCTCATGACCCTGGGCGGCCTCGCCGCCGCAATCGGCCTCGTCATCGACGACGCCATCGTTGTCGTGGAAAACATCGTCGTGCACCGCGACCGAGGCGAGTCCCGCATCGAAGCCGTCCGCAAAGCTCTTCATGAGATCACCGTTCCCCTCATCGGCTCGACGATCACCCCTGTTGTCGTCTTCCTTCCCCTCATCTCCGTAAGCGGCGTAACCGGTAGCTTCTTCCGCGCACTCGCCGTCACCATGACCGCCGCACTTCTAACCTCTCTGTTGCTGGCGCTCACCTGGACACCCGCACTAAGCCTCTCTTTATTACGCAGCTCCCACGCCACAGATACAGCAAAGACAGAGCATGAAGAGAACGGCCCCATCATGCGCCGTATCCTCAACGCACATGAGCGCACCCTCACCTGGGCTCTCGTCCATCCGTTCTATCTCGCTCTTGCCTGTCTCACCCTCATATTCGTGGGATATCTGGGCTACCAGAGCCTGGGCTCCGACCTGCTCCCCGCGATGGACGAAGGCGCATTCGTCCTCGACTACACCATGCCCGCAGGCAGCTCACTCACCGAAACCAACCGCGTCCTGCAACACGTCGAGCAGATCCTCCGCCACACCCCGGAGGTCTTGATAACCTCCCGGCGCACCGGCCTCCAGATGGGACTAGCCGCAGTCACCGAGGCAAACTACGGCGACTTCACCGTGCGCCTCAAGACAAAACGCTCGCGCTCCATCGACGAGGTCATGGCCGACGTCCGCGCTCAGGTCAAAGCCACCGAGCCCGAACTCGACGTAGAGTTCACGCAGGTCCTGCAAGACATGATCGGCGACCTCTCCAACTCACCCGAACCCATCCAGATCAAGCTCTTCGCAAACGACCAAACCCTCCTCAACGACCTCGGCCCCCGCGTGCAGGCCGCCATCAGCAAAATCCCCGGAGTCGTGGACACGCAGAACGGCATAGACAATACCCTTTCCGGACCAGCAACCAGCTTCCAGATCGACCCTGTCCTCGCAGGACGACTCGGCTTCACCCCCACAGAGGTTGCCGAAGACGCGACAGCCATCCTCGACGGCCTTCCCACCAACGATCCGCTCATCCTCGATGGCCGTCCCTACACCATCCGTGTGCGCCTGCCCCAGCAAAACCGCACCTCGCTCAATGCGATCCAGAACACGGTCTTCAACTCGAGCACAGGCCACACCGCAACCCTCGGCTCCATGGCGCAGGTCACACAGCTTCCTCCGCAGAACGAGATCCGCCGCGAAAACCTGCAGCAGTTGATACTCGTCAGCGGCCGTTTGGAGGGCTCTGATCTCGGCTCTGCCATGGCAAGCGTCCGCCAGACAGTAGCCAATATGCATCTGCCATCGAGCGTCCGCGTCGAGTACGGAGGCACCTATGAGGAGCAGCAGAAATCCTTCCGCGATCTCGCCCGCGTTCTTCTGCTCGCACTCGCCTTGGTCTTCGGAGTCTTGCTCGCCGAGTTCCGCAATCTCTCCGCCCCCATCGCCATCCTCACCAGCTCTGTCCTCTCCATGACCGGTGTCATCCTGGCTCTTCTCATCACGCAGACCAGCTTCAACGTAGCCAGCTTCATGGGACTGATCATGGTGATCGGCATCGTCGCCAAGAACGGCATTCTGCTTCTGGACGCCGACGAAAAATACCGCTCCGAAGAACCCTCAGGCTCAGGCGACTTCGCCCGCGAAGCCATGATCCACGCCGCCCAACGCCGACTTAGACCCATCGTCATGACCGCCATCGCCGCAGTCTGCGGAATGCTGCCCCTGGCATTCGCGCTCGGTGCAGGATCTCAGATGCTACAGCCGCTGGCCATAGCCGTCATCGGTGGCTTACTGGTCTCGATCTTCCTCTCCCTCATCGTTACACCGGTCATCTACTATCGACTCACGAGAAAGCGCGCACACTAG
- a CDS encoding efflux RND transporter periplasmic adaptor subunit: MRFHRILFTAATLLSVLGCNKKEALPEPEVYVQATHPTRGSISEQITADATLAPLAQAAISPRVTAPVKRFMVQRGSRVKAGQLLATLENSDLAAAALDSKGAYTAAQGTFETTTRAQVPEDTTKAQTDLAQAKANLDLSKSIVNGRAQLFAQGAIPGRDLDTAKAALVQAQSAYEIAKQHLDFVQQINHKAALQTAQGQLSSAEGKYQGAQAQLSYTEIRSPIDGVVTDRPLFAGETASAGTTLLTVMDTSALIAKLHIAQMQAQQLVLGAEASIAIPGISEPIPAKVSLISPALDPGSTTVEVWLRVENTGGNLKVGTPVHASITGRTTPEALLVPAEAVQTATDGRTKFVMVIASDGTASKKPITIGTQTAETVQVLSGITQQDMVITTGSYALDDKTKVKIGTPPDSAAGKDADSK, encoded by the coding sequence ATGCGCTTCCACCGAATACTCTTTACCGCAGCTACCCTCCTGTCGGTGTTGGGCTGCAACAAAAAAGAAGCGCTCCCAGAGCCCGAGGTTTACGTTCAAGCCACCCATCCAACCCGAGGAAGCATCTCTGAGCAGATCACCGCCGACGCGACCCTCGCACCGCTGGCACAGGCCGCCATCTCTCCGCGCGTCACAGCACCGGTAAAGCGGTTCATGGTACAGCGCGGCTCCCGCGTCAAAGCAGGTCAGCTTCTGGCGACGCTTGAGAATAGCGATCTCGCAGCAGCAGCTCTCGACAGCAAAGGTGCTTACACAGCCGCTCAAGGAACCTTCGAAACCACCACTCGTGCCCAGGTCCCGGAGGACACAACCAAAGCCCAGACCGATCTCGCGCAAGCCAAAGCTAATCTCGATCTAAGCAAGAGCATCGTCAATGGTCGTGCCCAACTCTTTGCGCAGGGAGCCATCCCCGGCCGCGACCTCGATACCGCCAAAGCCGCACTGGTACAGGCACAGTCCGCCTACGAGATAGCAAAGCAACACCTCGACTTCGTACAACAAATAAATCACAAAGCCGCCCTCCAGACCGCGCAAGGCCAACTCTCCTCAGCAGAAGGGAAGTACCAGGGAGCCCAGGCACAGCTCAGCTACACCGAGATCCGCAGCCCCATCGACGGCGTCGTCACGGATCGACCTCTGTTCGCCGGAGAGACCGCCTCAGCCGGAACAACCCTCCTCACCGTGATGGACACCTCAGCCCTGATCGCCAAGCTGCACATCGCACAGATGCAGGCCCAGCAGCTCGTTTTAGGAGCCGAGGCGTCGATCGCAATCCCCGGTATCAGCGAACCCATCCCGGCAAAGGTCTCCCTCATCAGCCCAGCCCTCGACCCGGGCAGCACCACAGTAGAGGTCTGGCTACGGGTTGAAAATACCGGAGGCAACCTCAAGGTCGGAACTCCGGTCCACGCCTCCATCACTGGCCGCACAACTCCCGAAGCCCTCCTCGTCCCAGCAGAAGCAGTCCAGACTGCAACCGACGGCAGAACAAAGTTTGTTATGGTAATCGCATCCGACGGCACAGCGAGCAAGAAGCCGATAACCATAGGCACCCAGACAGCCGAAACAGTACAGGTGCTCTCAGGAATCACGCAACAGGACATGGTCATCACAACCGGTTCGTATGCGCTCGATGACAAGACGAAGGTCAAGATCGGTACCCCGCCAGACAGCGCTGCCGGCAAGGATGCAGACAGCAAATGA
- a CDS encoding TolC family protein, producing the protein MVVLFFATCVASPCGAIAQQPSPSTPVSIDLTQALSRAEANEPAFAASTAASRVAGIDRSIAQAALLPSATYHNQYLYTQPNGGKNQAGSTGSQAAPRFITNNAVHEYASQVVVNETIGLQQWTAVSSASAAAAIASAELEIARRGLVATVVNLFYGSLTANRKLVVAERATTEAASFTTLTQQREAAREGAHADVVKAQLQQQQRDLELIDAQLQADRSRLELAILLFPDPRTPYTLTVSYSDPAPLATKTQIEAEATHKNPELESAIASLRASSLAITSARAAYLPDLGLNFTYGVDAEQLATRGPEGVHNLGYSASATLDIPLWNWLSTQHRVRQAQILRDATKVALSATQRRLVAQLDESYAEASAAHDQLQSLDLSVSTATESLHLTRLRYTSGEATVLEIVDAQNSLTTAELAREDGVLRYQTALANLQILTGTL; encoded by the coding sequence ATGGTGGTTTTGTTCTTCGCCACCTGTGTTGCTTCGCCATGCGGCGCTATTGCTCAGCAACCTTCGCCCTCGACTCCAGTCTCCATCGATCTAACTCAGGCTCTCAGCCGAGCCGAAGCAAATGAACCCGCATTCGCCGCCTCTACAGCCGCAAGCCGCGTAGCCGGAATAGACCGTTCCATTGCACAAGCGGCCCTGCTCCCAAGCGCGACCTATCACAACCAGTATCTCTACACCCAGCCCAATGGAGGCAAGAACCAGGCAGGCTCGACCGGAAGCCAGGCCGCACCACGCTTCATTACGAACAACGCAGTACACGAATACGCCAGCCAGGTCGTAGTCAACGAGACCATCGGCTTACAGCAGTGGACAGCCGTAAGCAGCGCCTCAGCCGCAGCTGCCATCGCCTCCGCAGAGTTGGAAATTGCTCGCCGAGGCCTCGTTGCCACCGTAGTCAATCTCTTCTACGGCTCACTTACCGCCAACCGTAAGTTAGTTGTAGCCGAGCGAGCCACGACCGAGGCTGCCAGCTTCACAACGCTGACTCAGCAGCGCGAAGCCGCTCGTGAGGGCGCCCACGCCGATGTGGTCAAAGCCCAGCTTCAGCAACAACAACGAGACCTCGAATTAATCGATGCCCAGCTCCAGGCAGATCGATCCCGCCTCGAACTTGCTATCCTGCTCTTTCCCGATCCAAGAACCCCGTACACGCTTACTGTCTCATACAGCGATCCCGCACCACTGGCCACCAAGACCCAGATCGAAGCCGAGGCCACCCATAAAAACCCCGAGCTCGAAAGCGCCATCGCCTCGCTGCGCGCCAGTTCACTTGCGATTACCTCCGCTCGAGCCGCATACCTCCCCGATCTCGGCCTCAACTTCACCTACGGAGTAGACGCCGAGCAACTCGCTACACGCGGCCCGGAAGGTGTACACAACCTGGGGTATTCAGCCTCGGCAACGCTCGATATCCCCCTCTGGAACTGGCTCAGTACGCAGCACCGTGTCCGTCAGGCCCAGATCCTCCGAGACGCAACAAAGGTGGCCCTCTCCGCGACACAGCGCCGCCTCGTCGCCCAACTCGACGAGAGCTACGCCGAGGCCTCAGCCGCACACGACCAACTTCAATCTCTCGACCTCAGCGTAAGCACCGCAACCGAGAGTCTCCATCTCACCCGCCTCCGATATACCAGTGGAGAGGCCACGGTCCTCGAGATTGTCGACGCCCAAAACTCCTTAACCACAGCCGAACTAGCCCGCGAGGACGGCGTCCTTCGCTATCAGACTGCTCTCGCCAACCTTCAGATCCTCACAGGAACTCTCTAG
- the tdh gene encoding L-threonine 3-dehydrogenase: protein MKALVKSRSERGIWLEDVPEPEMGINDVKIRVLKTGICGTDLHIYEWDAWASATIPIGLTIGHEFVGEVVAIGSNVADVTLGQLVSGEGHVVCGRCRNCLAGRRHLCAHTSGVGVNRNGAFAEFIVLPTTNIWQHSATVDRDVASIFDPFGNAVHTALEFPVLGEDVLVTGAGPIGIMAAAVARHAGARYVVISDPNPYRRALAEKIGVTLAVDPRATTLKQAQQQLNMQEGFDIGLEMSGNPHAFRDMLANMSHGGKIAMLGIPSEDISINWNQVVFNQLTIRGIYGREMYETWYKMTVMLESGLDISPVITHRMNWRDYEEGFAAMRSGNSGKVILDWADIS, encoded by the coding sequence GTGAAGGCATTGGTAAAAAGCCGCAGCGAGCGCGGCATTTGGCTTGAGGACGTTCCCGAGCCAGAGATGGGCATCAACGACGTCAAGATTCGAGTGCTGAAGACCGGTATCTGCGGAACTGACCTCCACATCTATGAGTGGGATGCGTGGGCCAGTGCAACGATCCCCATTGGCCTTACCATTGGTCATGAATTCGTTGGTGAGGTTGTCGCGATAGGTTCGAATGTCGCCGATGTCACGCTCGGACAACTCGTCAGCGGAGAAGGCCACGTCGTCTGCGGTCGCTGCCGCAACTGCCTCGCCGGTCGCCGTCACCTATGCGCTCACACCAGCGGAGTCGGTGTCAATCGCAATGGTGCCTTCGCCGAATTCATCGTGTTGCCTACGACCAACATCTGGCAACACTCTGCGACCGTCGATCGCGACGTCGCCTCGATCTTCGACCCCTTCGGCAATGCAGTTCACACCGCGCTTGAGTTCCCGGTCCTCGGAGAAGATGTCCTCGTCACCGGAGCAGGCCCAATCGGTATCATGGCCGCTGCCGTCGCGCGTCATGCAGGGGCACGCTACGTTGTTATCTCCGACCCCAACCCCTATCGTCGAGCCCTCGCGGAGAAGATCGGAGTAACGCTCGCCGTCGACCCACGCGCCACAACGCTCAAGCAGGCGCAACAGCAGCTCAACATGCAGGAAGGCTTCGACATCGGTCTTGAGATGTCCGGCAATCCTCATGCCTTTCGCGACATGCTCGCCAACATGAGCCACGGCGGCAAGATCGCCATGCTTGGCATCCCTTCCGAAGACATCTCGATCAATTGGAATCAGGTCGTCTTCAACCAACTCACCATTCGCGGCATCTATGGTCGCGAGATGTACGAGACCTGGTACAAGATGACGGTCATGCTGGAGTCCGGCCTCGACATCTCCCCTGTGATTACGCACCGTATGAACTGGCGCGACTACGAAGAGGGCTTCGCTGCGATGCGATCCGGAAACTCCGGGAAGGTCATCCTCGACTGGGCAGACATAAGCTGA